A single Biomphalaria glabrata chromosome 2, xgBioGlab47.1, whole genome shotgun sequence DNA region contains:
- the LOC106062377 gene encoding uncharacterized protein LOC106062377 isoform X4, which translates to MSVLEIYLQWANSVLAETGSHISGADAVKDGQVLCQLIDILAPSAGLVSKVITSGRCTALDYVTAALDHMQKHGIRVKFPAEDITNNEIKSILDILWILILNYGIHYIGQNAFQRSVGAGKKNLLEWCMEQLGTTFDFGKSLSENLCQGDWFVKLLEKAALGSSPRHEMKTEYIDTLLTEIQNRYGIRKEILKASDIVDGTIDEHTLMIYLSLFRRRCPISNMQLRKSSYGENATAARDRFAGTRTHQVCDSSLISDGKDTAYSRSASVHHTDSSQWSSVQADRQGSPYQSQSLDDGTMYETVIENVNYSRVPGLQSNERGPPLYSGGTNFTASKKPSLKSMSAPKPNLQRQGKVNSGSFNNSSSGKNYLDEKTLRSRENSNEFAGGGQEDNVRIKRPKDYILQWEETIDRLSTTPNHDSNHLMGRSRSFDLGKLDSYQIQEKNYSRRSKSTEIPSKLHSTRLTTPVESALKRLPKDMQENAKSAAKFFLQADVPEVFDLINVIQSSRVKSPSSYSENFSQHILDDDEETSLKSVGDTASTFMSHRFQSLSPRRRAVSPILRENGEERGSNTMLSIYPRDRSQSPSPTSFSELNNYPTLSYRDSEHSLDVSSYDIPFVNRDTQLPLSSSVQASTSVEKRAGSGRIPRREAWEQQRRFQSIAEPNANSGLMNSLSQEIKLLKEKVYRMEEEKAERRRSLSRSRLLSDGSPDGREFENSTLQHSRARATSCPLLNMNSQTALEPSLMHLECRSEANLYQPLKPRSPQTLLTAYKSSSGRQPSVTHRARMASPNPIGTNQDISVRNQYVSNWRQLISKRPLSEAEVAELKKALACAVADNDLLVSRLESAREEVSDKLRHTNSVLDDCRHHLAKAQVENMEYRSLLEQERQKTLYFERRVKELEHYFSELRANNEELEMELGQTTSMLNKSITETIPEVQALKLENTHIMSKLSEAENENDFLREDVQNLKQRHSKAMDTIEELKDILSKVRKERQELYDEVAAYDRREQAAKILKIMNTYMEKGSKDEEEKERSFSKWNSQSANQYFSPAERRASPTRYLHSRSVTPPSSQQRYFTSDDGSVEREIYPHRRNYTSRSRSCSPQQSRSRSVSPVSKKYTLSDHSFQTKRQDSPKKYQNGLISEVKKSQFSYDDFESGSDNIPRKSNIKRSTSPGHSTLLSSNLSQGKAYSSMQDLTRSSSPKPGILKRKKIHKIESTAPSRSPSASYARCFKTSLTTEKTRKNERPLHQKSDPGEIARAIQREFDQDDQLIEALSRSTLLQNKSWFELQSKRSPLLTEEQRRYADQLVQKYTGNVTL; encoded by the exons ACATCCGGCAGATGTACAGCTCTCGACTACGTCACTGCAGCGCTTGATCATATGCAAAAACATGGCATCCGGGTCAAGTTTCCAGCCGAAG ACATTACCAACAATGAAATTAAATCAATCTTGGATATTTTGTGGATTCTTATCCTTAACTATGGCATCCATTACATAG GACAAAATGCTTTTCAGCGAAGTGTTGGAGCTGGTAAGAAGAATCTTCTAGAATGGTGTATGGAGCAATTAGGAACAACATTTGATTTTGGAAAATCTCTGagtgaaaa cCTCTGTCAGGGTGATTGGTTTGTCAAACTGTTAGAAAAAGCAGCCCTAGGGAGCTCACCAAGGCATGAA ATGAAAACAGAGTATATTGATACACTTCTTACTGAGATTCAAAATCGTTACGGCATCAGGAAAGAAATCTTAAA AGCTTCTGATATTGTGGATGGGACTATTGATGAGCACACACTCATGATATATCTGTCATTGTTTCGTAGAAGG TGTCCTATTTCAAACATGCAGTTAAGGAAATCATCCTACGGAGAAAATGCTACAGCTGCTAGG GATAGATTTGCTGGTACACGAACTCATCAAGTCTGTGACTCAAGTTTAATCTCTGATGGCAAGGATACTGCATACAGTAGATCAGCTTCAGTGCATCACACAGATAGTTCTCAGTGGTCTTCAGTGCAAGCTGACCGGCAGGGCTCCCCTTATCAATCTCAATCTTTAGATGACGGCACAATGTATGAAACTGTGATTGAAAATGTTAATTACTCCAGGGTCCCAGGTCTGCAGAGTAACGAGAGAGGTCCCCCACTCTACTCTGGTGGTACAAACTTTACAGCCAGCAAGAAACCTTCACTTAAAAGTATGAGTGCTCCTAAACCTAACCTTCAGCGTCAGGGTAAAGTTAACAGTGGATCTTTTAACAACAGTTCGAGTGGGAAAAACTATCTAGATGAGAAGACTTTAAGGAGCAGGGAAAACTCTAATGAGTTTGCTGGTGGTGGGCAAGAAGATAATGTCAGAATCAAAAGACCTAAAGACTACATATTGCAGTGGgaagaaacaatagatagaCTTTCGACAACCCCAAATCATGATTCTAACCATCTAATGggaagatctagatcttttgaTTTAGGCAAACTTGACTCCTATCAAATACAGGAGAAAAATTATTCTAGGCGTAGCAAGTCTACTGAAATTCCATCAAAGCTCCATTCTACAAGATTAACAACTCCTGTTGAATCTGCTTTAAAAAGGCTCCCAAAAGATATGCAAGAAAATGCAAAGAGTGCGGCAAAGTTCTTTTTGCAAGCAGATGTGCCAGAAGTTTTTGACCTTATAAATGTTATCCAGTCATCAAGAGTTAAGTCACCTAGTAGCTACTCTGAAAATTTTTCTCAACATATTTTAGATGACGATGAAGAAACTTCTTTAAAGTCTGTGGGGGATACTGCCTCAACATTTATGAGCCACAGATTTCAGTCTTTGTCACCTAGAAGAAGGGCAGTTTCTCCTATCCTGCGAGAAAATGGTGAAGAGCGAGGCTCCAACACCATGCTCTCTATATATCCCAGAGACAGATCTCAGTCACCATCACCAACTAGTTTTAGCGAATTAAATAATTACCCAACACTAAGCTATAGGGATTCAGAACATAGCCTAGATGTATCCAGCTATGACATTCCTTTTGTCAACAGAGATACACAGCTGCCACTCAGCAGTTCTGTTCAAGCCTCGACATCAGTTGAAAAGAGAGCAGGAAGTGGTAGAATACCACGGAGAGAGGCCTGGGAACAACAGAGGAGATTTCAGAGCATCGCAGAACCAAATGCTAATTCAGGATTGATGAATTCACTCAGCCAGGAAATCAAACTTCTTAAAGAAAAAGTATATAGGATGGAAGAGGAAAAAGCAGAAAGAAGACGAAGTTTAAGTAGGTCGAGGCTTTTATCGGATGGTTCTCCAGATGGAAGAGAATTTGAGAATTCCACATTGCAGCACAGTAGAGCACGAGCGACATCTTGTCCTCTCTTGAACATGAACAGTCAGACAGCACTGGAACCATCTTTGATGCATTTGGAGTGCAGGTCAGAAGCCAATTTGTATCAACCACTAAAGCCAAGATCACCTCAAACACTTCTGACTGCTTACAAAAGCTCTTCAGGGAGACAGCCTTCTGTGACTCATAGAGCTAGAATGGCCAGTCCTAATCCTATTGGAACTAATCAAGATATCTCTGTTCGAAACCAGTACGTCTCCAACTGGAGGCAGCTGATTTCTAAAAGACCACTCAGTGAGGCGGAAGTAGCTGAACTGAAGAAAGCATTGGCATGCGCTGTCGCTGACAATGACCTGCTGGTTTCCAGGCTGGAGAGTGCTCGGGAGGAGGTATCTGATAAACTCCGGCACACAAATAGTGTTCTCGATGATTGCAGACATCATTTAGCCAAAGCTCAGGTTGAAAACATGGAGTATCGCTCATTACTGGAACAAGAGAGACAGAAGACTTTGTATTTCGAGAGAAGAGTCAAAGAGCTGGAACATTATTTTTCAGAG CTACGAGCTAACAACGAGGAACTTGAAATGGAACTTGGACAAACCACCAGCATGCTGAACAAGTCGATCACTGAGACCATACCAGAAGTACAAGCATTGAAATTAGAAAATACTCATATTATGTCGAAACTTTCAGAGGCTgaaaatgaaaatgattttCTTCGTGAG gaTGTACAAAACTTGAAACAAAGACATTCCAAAGCTATGGACACGATTGAAGAACTGAAAGATATATTATCCAAAGTCAGGAAAGAGAGGCAAGAGTTGTATGATGAAGTGGCTGCATATGACAGGCGTGAACAGGCTGCAAAGATTTTGAAAATCATGAACACTTACATGGAGAAAGGGTCAAAAgatgaagaagagaaagaaagaagtttCAGCAAATGGAATTCACAAAGTGCCAACCAGTATTTCTCTCCCGCTGAAAGGCGTGCTTCTCCGACGAGGTACTTGCATTCAAGATCAGTCACTCCACCTTCTAGTCAACAAAGATACTTTACTAGTGACGATGGGTCCGTTGAGAGGGAGATATATCCTCACAGGAGGAATTACACTTCCCGTAGCAGAAGTTGTAGCCCACAGCAGTCAAGGTCAAGGTCTGTTAGTCCAGTCTCAAAGAAATACACGCTATCAGACCACAGTTTTCAAACCAAACGGCAAGATAGCcccaaaaaatatcaaaatggaTTAATCAGTGAGGTTAAAAAGTCTCAATTTTCTTATGATGATTTTGAATCTGGAAGTGATAATATACCACGCAAATCAAACATCAAAAGAAGCACCTCTCCAGGTCATAGTACCTTGCTATCTAGTAATTTATCCCAGGGTAAAGCTTATAGTTCAATGCAAGATTTAACCAGAAGCTCAAGTCCAAAGCCAGGAattttgaaaaggaaaaaaatacataaaattgaGAGTACAGCCCCTTCAAGAAGTCCGAGTGCTTCCTATGCTAGATGTTTCAAGACAAGTTTGACTACAGAAAAGACACG AAAAAATGAGAGACCGCTCCATCAAAAAAGTGACCCAGGGGAGATAGCTAGAGCCATACAGAGAGAGTTTGACCAGGATGATCAGCTGATTGAGGCTCTGTCCAGATCAACTTTGCTTCAAAATAAATCTTGGTTTGAGCTTCAAAG
- the LOC106062377 gene encoding uncharacterized protein LOC106062377 isoform X1 — protein sequence MSVLEIYLQWANSVLAETGSHISGADAVKDGQVLCQLIDILAPSAGLVSKVITSGRCTALDYVTAALDHMQKHGIRVKFPAEDITNNEIKSILDILWILILNYGIHYIGQNAFQRSVGAGKKNLLEWCMEQLGTTFDFGKSLSENLCQGDWFVKLLEKAALGSSPRHEMKTEYIDTLLTEIQNRYGIRKEILKASDIVDGTIDEHTLMIYLSLFRRRCPISNMQLRKSSYGENATAARDRFAGTRTHQVCDSSLISDGKDTAYSRSASVHHTDSSQWSSVQADRQGSPYQSQSLDDGTMYETVIENVNYSRVPGLQSNERGPPLYSGGTNFTASKKPSLKSMSAPKPNLQRQGKVNSGSFNNSSSGKNYLDEKTLRSRENSNEFAGGGQEDNVRIKRPKDYILQWEETIDRLSTTPNHDSNHLMGRSRSFDLGKLDSYQIQEKNYSRRSKSTEIPSKLHSTRLTTPVESALKRLPKDMQENAKSAAKFFLQADVPEVFDLINVIQSSRVKSPSSYSENFSQHILDDDEETSLKSVGDTASTFMSHRFQSLSPRRRAVSPILRENGEERGSNTMLSIYPRDRSQSPSPTSFSELNNYPTLSYRDSEHSLDVSSYDIPFVNRDTQLPLSSSVQASTSVEKRAGSGRIPRREAWEQQRRFQSIAEPNANSGLMNSLSQEIKLLKEKVYRMEEEKAERRRSLSRSRLLSDGSPDGREFENSTLQHSRARATSCPLLNMNSQTALEPSLMHLECRSEANLYQPLKPRSPQTLLTAYKSSSGRQPSVTHRARMASPNPIGTNQDISVRNQYVSNWRQLISKRPLSEAEVAELKKALACAVADNDLLVSRLESAREEVSDKLRHTNSVLDDCRHHLAKAQVENMEYRSLLEQERQKTLYFERRVKELEHYFSELRANNEELEMELGQTTSMLNKSITETIPEVQALKLENTHIMSKLSEAENENDFLREDVQNLKQRHSKAMDTIEELKDILSKVRKERQELYDEVAAYDRREQAAKILKIMNTYMEKGSKDEEEKERSFSKWNSQSANQYFSPAERRASPTRYLHSRSVTPPSSQQRYFTSDDGSVEREIYPHRRNYTSRSRSCSPQQSRSRSVSPVSKKYTLSDHSFQTKRQDSPKKYQNGLISEVKKSQFSYDDFESGSDNIPRKSNIKRSTSPGHSTLLSSNLSQGKAYSSMQDLTRSSSPKPGILKRKKIHKIESTAPSRSPSASYARCFKTSLTTEKTRKNERPLHQKSDPGEIARAIQREFDQDDQLIEALSRSTLLQNKSWFELQRILFLYFKNTSDTDESGINSSMSSCEHSLSTGKRSPLLTEEQRRYADQLVQKYTGNVTL from the exons ACATCCGGCAGATGTACAGCTCTCGACTACGTCACTGCAGCGCTTGATCATATGCAAAAACATGGCATCCGGGTCAAGTTTCCAGCCGAAG ACATTACCAACAATGAAATTAAATCAATCTTGGATATTTTGTGGATTCTTATCCTTAACTATGGCATCCATTACATAG GACAAAATGCTTTTCAGCGAAGTGTTGGAGCTGGTAAGAAGAATCTTCTAGAATGGTGTATGGAGCAATTAGGAACAACATTTGATTTTGGAAAATCTCTGagtgaaaa cCTCTGTCAGGGTGATTGGTTTGTCAAACTGTTAGAAAAAGCAGCCCTAGGGAGCTCACCAAGGCATGAA ATGAAAACAGAGTATATTGATACACTTCTTACTGAGATTCAAAATCGTTACGGCATCAGGAAAGAAATCTTAAA AGCTTCTGATATTGTGGATGGGACTATTGATGAGCACACACTCATGATATATCTGTCATTGTTTCGTAGAAGG TGTCCTATTTCAAACATGCAGTTAAGGAAATCATCCTACGGAGAAAATGCTACAGCTGCTAGG GATAGATTTGCTGGTACACGAACTCATCAAGTCTGTGACTCAAGTTTAATCTCTGATGGCAAGGATACTGCATACAGTAGATCAGCTTCAGTGCATCACACAGATAGTTCTCAGTGGTCTTCAGTGCAAGCTGACCGGCAGGGCTCCCCTTATCAATCTCAATCTTTAGATGACGGCACAATGTATGAAACTGTGATTGAAAATGTTAATTACTCCAGGGTCCCAGGTCTGCAGAGTAACGAGAGAGGTCCCCCACTCTACTCTGGTGGTACAAACTTTACAGCCAGCAAGAAACCTTCACTTAAAAGTATGAGTGCTCCTAAACCTAACCTTCAGCGTCAGGGTAAAGTTAACAGTGGATCTTTTAACAACAGTTCGAGTGGGAAAAACTATCTAGATGAGAAGACTTTAAGGAGCAGGGAAAACTCTAATGAGTTTGCTGGTGGTGGGCAAGAAGATAATGTCAGAATCAAAAGACCTAAAGACTACATATTGCAGTGGgaagaaacaatagatagaCTTTCGACAACCCCAAATCATGATTCTAACCATCTAATGggaagatctagatcttttgaTTTAGGCAAACTTGACTCCTATCAAATACAGGAGAAAAATTATTCTAGGCGTAGCAAGTCTACTGAAATTCCATCAAAGCTCCATTCTACAAGATTAACAACTCCTGTTGAATCTGCTTTAAAAAGGCTCCCAAAAGATATGCAAGAAAATGCAAAGAGTGCGGCAAAGTTCTTTTTGCAAGCAGATGTGCCAGAAGTTTTTGACCTTATAAATGTTATCCAGTCATCAAGAGTTAAGTCACCTAGTAGCTACTCTGAAAATTTTTCTCAACATATTTTAGATGACGATGAAGAAACTTCTTTAAAGTCTGTGGGGGATACTGCCTCAACATTTATGAGCCACAGATTTCAGTCTTTGTCACCTAGAAGAAGGGCAGTTTCTCCTATCCTGCGAGAAAATGGTGAAGAGCGAGGCTCCAACACCATGCTCTCTATATATCCCAGAGACAGATCTCAGTCACCATCACCAACTAGTTTTAGCGAATTAAATAATTACCCAACACTAAGCTATAGGGATTCAGAACATAGCCTAGATGTATCCAGCTATGACATTCCTTTTGTCAACAGAGATACACAGCTGCCACTCAGCAGTTCTGTTCAAGCCTCGACATCAGTTGAAAAGAGAGCAGGAAGTGGTAGAATACCACGGAGAGAGGCCTGGGAACAACAGAGGAGATTTCAGAGCATCGCAGAACCAAATGCTAATTCAGGATTGATGAATTCACTCAGCCAGGAAATCAAACTTCTTAAAGAAAAAGTATATAGGATGGAAGAGGAAAAAGCAGAAAGAAGACGAAGTTTAAGTAGGTCGAGGCTTTTATCGGATGGTTCTCCAGATGGAAGAGAATTTGAGAATTCCACATTGCAGCACAGTAGAGCACGAGCGACATCTTGTCCTCTCTTGAACATGAACAGTCAGACAGCACTGGAACCATCTTTGATGCATTTGGAGTGCAGGTCAGAAGCCAATTTGTATCAACCACTAAAGCCAAGATCACCTCAAACACTTCTGACTGCTTACAAAAGCTCTTCAGGGAGACAGCCTTCTGTGACTCATAGAGCTAGAATGGCCAGTCCTAATCCTATTGGAACTAATCAAGATATCTCTGTTCGAAACCAGTACGTCTCCAACTGGAGGCAGCTGATTTCTAAAAGACCACTCAGTGAGGCGGAAGTAGCTGAACTGAAGAAAGCATTGGCATGCGCTGTCGCTGACAATGACCTGCTGGTTTCCAGGCTGGAGAGTGCTCGGGAGGAGGTATCTGATAAACTCCGGCACACAAATAGTGTTCTCGATGATTGCAGACATCATTTAGCCAAAGCTCAGGTTGAAAACATGGAGTATCGCTCATTACTGGAACAAGAGAGACAGAAGACTTTGTATTTCGAGAGAAGAGTCAAAGAGCTGGAACATTATTTTTCAGAG CTACGAGCTAACAACGAGGAACTTGAAATGGAACTTGGACAAACCACCAGCATGCTGAACAAGTCGATCACTGAGACCATACCAGAAGTACAAGCATTGAAATTAGAAAATACTCATATTATGTCGAAACTTTCAGAGGCTgaaaatgaaaatgattttCTTCGTGAG gaTGTACAAAACTTGAAACAAAGACATTCCAAAGCTATGGACACGATTGAAGAACTGAAAGATATATTATCCAAAGTCAGGAAAGAGAGGCAAGAGTTGTATGATGAAGTGGCTGCATATGACAGGCGTGAACAGGCTGCAAAGATTTTGAAAATCATGAACACTTACATGGAGAAAGGGTCAAAAgatgaagaagagaaagaaagaagtttCAGCAAATGGAATTCACAAAGTGCCAACCAGTATTTCTCTCCCGCTGAAAGGCGTGCTTCTCCGACGAGGTACTTGCATTCAAGATCAGTCACTCCACCTTCTAGTCAACAAAGATACTTTACTAGTGACGATGGGTCCGTTGAGAGGGAGATATATCCTCACAGGAGGAATTACACTTCCCGTAGCAGAAGTTGTAGCCCACAGCAGTCAAGGTCAAGGTCTGTTAGTCCAGTCTCAAAGAAATACACGCTATCAGACCACAGTTTTCAAACCAAACGGCAAGATAGCcccaaaaaatatcaaaatggaTTAATCAGTGAGGTTAAAAAGTCTCAATTTTCTTATGATGATTTTGAATCTGGAAGTGATAATATACCACGCAAATCAAACATCAAAAGAAGCACCTCTCCAGGTCATAGTACCTTGCTATCTAGTAATTTATCCCAGGGTAAAGCTTATAGTTCAATGCAAGATTTAACCAGAAGCTCAAGTCCAAAGCCAGGAattttgaaaaggaaaaaaatacataaaattgaGAGTACAGCCCCTTCAAGAAGTCCGAGTGCTTCCTATGCTAGATGTTTCAAGACAAGTTTGACTACAGAAAAGACACG AAAAAATGAGAGACCGCTCCATCAAAAAAGTGACCCAGGGGAGATAGCTAGAGCCATACAGAGAGAGTTTGACCAGGATGATCAGCTGATTGAGGCTCTGTCCAGATCAACTTTGCTTCAAAATAAATCTTGGTTTGAGCTTCAAAG AAttctgtttttatattttaaaaacaccaG TGATACAGATGAAAGTGGTATCAACTCCAGTATGAGCAGCTGTGAACACTCACTAAGCACTGg